In Pseudomonas fluorescens, one genomic interval encodes:
- the ptsP gene encoding phosphoenolpyruvate--protein phosphotransferase encodes MLNTLRKIVQEVNSAKDLKAALGIIVLRVKEAMGSQVCSVYLLDPETNRFVLMATEGLNKRSIGKVSMAPNEGLVGLVGTREEPLNLENAADHPRYRYFAETGEERYASFLGAPIIHHRRVVGVLVIQQKERRQFDEGEEAFLVTMSAQLAGVIAHAEATGSIRGLGRQGKGIQEAKFVGVPGSPGAAVGTAVVMLPPADLDVVPDKTITDIDAELALFKTAIEGVRADMRALSAKLATQLRPEERALFDVYLMMLDDASLGSEITTVIKTGQWAQGALRQVVTEHVNRFELMDDAYLRERASDVKDLGRRLLAYLQEERQQNLVYPEKTILVSEELTPAMLGEVPEGTLVGLVSVLGSGNSHVAILARAMGIPTVMGLVDLPYAKVDGIEVIVDGTRGEVYTNPSDVLRKQFAEVVEEEKQLALGLDTLRDLPCVTLDGHRMPLWVNTGLLADVARAQKRGAEGVGLYRTEVPFMINQRFPSEKEQLAIYREQLAAFHPQPVTMRSLDIGGDKSLSYFPIKEDNPFLGWRGIRVTLDHPEIFLVQTRAMLKASEGLNNLRILLPMISGTHELEEALHLIHRAWGEVRDEGTDVPMPPIGVMIEIPAAVYQTKELARQVDFLSVGSNDLTQYLLAVDRNNPRVADLYDYLHPAVLQALQTVVRDAHAEGKPVSICGEMAGDPAAAVLLMAMGFDSLSMNATNLPKVKWMLRQINLSKAKDLLAELMKIDNPQVIHSSLQLALKNLGLSKMNPPAVNKAL; translated from the coding sequence ATGCTCAATACGCTGCGCAAGATCGTCCAGGAAGTTAACTCCGCCAAGGATCTCAAGGCGGCGTTGGGGATTATTGTGTTGCGCGTCAAAGAGGCCATGGGCAGCCAGGTCTGCTCGGTCTACCTGCTTGATCCCGAGACCAACCGCTTCGTCCTGATGGCCACCGAGGGCTTGAACAAGCGCTCGATCGGCAAAGTCAGCATGGCACCCAACGAAGGTCTGGTGGGTCTGGTCGGCACGCGTGAAGAACCCCTGAACCTCGAAAACGCCGCGGATCACCCGCGCTACCGCTACTTCGCCGAGACCGGCGAGGAGCGCTACGCCTCCTTCCTCGGGGCGCCGATCATTCACCACCGCCGCGTCGTCGGCGTGTTGGTCATCCAGCAGAAAGAACGCCGCCAGTTCGATGAAGGTGAAGAAGCCTTCCTCGTGACCATGAGCGCGCAGCTCGCCGGCGTTATCGCCCACGCCGAGGCCACCGGCTCGATCCGTGGTCTGGGCAGACAGGGCAAGGGCATTCAGGAAGCCAAGTTCGTCGGCGTACCGGGCTCGCCGGGTGCGGCGGTCGGTACCGCGGTGGTCATGCTGCCGCCGGCGGACCTGGACGTTGTGCCAGATAAAACCATCACCGACATCGACGCCGAGCTGGCGCTGTTCAAGACCGCCATCGAAGGTGTGCGCGCCGACATGCGCGCGTTGTCCGCCAAGCTCGCGACCCAGCTGCGCCCGGAAGAGCGTGCGCTGTTCGACGTCTACCTGATGATGCTCGACGATGCCTCGCTGGGCAGCGAAATCACCACCGTGATCAAGACCGGCCAGTGGGCCCAGGGCGCGCTGCGTCAGGTGGTCACTGAGCACGTCAATCGTTTCGAACTGATGGACGACGCCTACCTGCGCGAGCGTGCGTCGGACGTCAAAGACCTCGGCCGCCGCCTGCTGGCCTACTTGCAGGAAGAGCGTCAGCAGAACCTGGTCTACCCGGAAAAAACCATTCTGGTCAGCGAAGAGCTGACGCCGGCGATGCTCGGCGAGGTGCCGGAAGGCACATTGGTCGGTCTGGTGTCGGTCCTCGGTTCGGGTAACTCGCACGTCGCGATCCTGGCCCGGGCCATGGGCATTCCGACGGTGATGGGTCTGGTTGACCTGCCGTACGCCAAGGTTGACGGCATCGAAGTGATCGTCGATGGCACCCGCGGCGAGGTCTACACCAACCCCAGCGATGTGCTGCGCAAGCAGTTCGCCGAGGTGGTCGAAGAAGAGAAACAACTGGCGCTGGGCCTCGACACCCTGCGTGATCTGCCGTGCGTGACCCTCGATGGCCACCGCATGCCGCTGTGGGTCAACACCGGGCTGCTGGCCGATGTGGCGCGGGCGCAGAAGCGCGGCGCCGAAGGTGTCGGCCTGTATCGCACCGAAGTGCCGTTCATGATCAACCAGCGTTTCCCGAGCGAAAAGGAACAACTGGCAATCTACCGCGAGCAACTCGCCGCGTTCCACCCGCAACCGGTAACCATGCGCAGCCTGGACATCGGCGGTGACAAGTCGCTGTCGTACTTCCCGATCAAGGAAGACAACCCGTTCCTCGGCTGGCGCGGGATTCGCGTGACCCTCGATCACCCGGAAATCTTCCTGGTGCAGACCCGCGCGATGCTCAAGGCCAGCGAAGGCCTGAACAACCTGCGGATCCTGCTGCCGATGATTTCCGGCACTCACGAACTCGAAGAGGCCCTGCACCTGATCCACCGGGCCTGGGGCGAAGTGCGCGACGAAGGCACCGACGTGCCGATGCCGCCGATCGGAGTGATGATCGAAATTCCGGCCGCGGTGTACCAGACCAAGGAACTGGCGCGGCAGGTGGACTTCCTGTCGGTCGGCTCCAACGACCTGACTCAGTACCTGCTGGCGGTCGACCGCAACAACCCGCGAGTGGCCGATCTCTACGACTACCTGCACCCGGCGGTGCTGCAAGCCCTGCAGACCGTGGTGCGCGATGCGCATGCCGAAGGCAAACCGGTGAGCATCTGCGGCGAAATGGCCGGTGATCCGGCAGCGGCGGTGCTGTTGATGGCGATGGGCTTCGACAGCCTGTCGATGAACGCCACCAACCTGCCGAAAGTGAAGTGGATGCTGCGCCAGATCAACCTGAGCAAGGCCAAGGATTTGCTGGCGGAGCTGATGAAGATCGATAACCCGCAAGTGATCCACAGCTCGCTGCAACTGGCGCTGAAGAATCTCGGGTTGTCGAAGATGAATCCGCCGGCGGTCAACAAGGCCCTCTAA
- a CDS encoding sulfite exporter TauE/SafE family protein, translating to MEFLLYLALGACAGVLAGLFGVGGGIIIVPVLVFSFTLQGFDQSILTHLAVGTSLATIIFTSVNAVREHHRRGAVRWPIFMWMTVGILLGAGFGALTAEAISGPNLQKIIGVFALVIAVQLALEVKPKASRTVPGKLGLTVAGSVIGWASAIFGIGGGSLTVPFLTWRSVPMQQAVATSSACGLPIAVASALSFMILGWHDPLLPPHSLGFVYLPALLGIALTSMVFARLGARLAHKLSPRLLKRLFAALLFCVGLNFLL from the coding sequence ATGGAATTTCTGCTCTATCTGGCGTTGGGCGCCTGTGCGGGCGTGCTGGCCGGGCTGTTCGGGGTGGGCGGCGGGATCATTATTGTCCCGGTGCTGGTGTTCAGTTTTACCTTGCAGGGATTCGATCAGTCGATCCTCACGCATCTGGCGGTAGGGACATCGCTGGCGACCATCATTTTCACTTCGGTCAATGCCGTGCGTGAACACCATCGGCGTGGTGCGGTGCGCTGGCCGATCTTCATGTGGATGACCGTGGGTATTCTGCTCGGCGCCGGTTTTGGGGCGCTGACGGCCGAGGCGATTTCCGGGCCGAACCTGCAGAAGATCATCGGCGTGTTCGCCTTGGTGATTGCCGTGCAACTGGCGCTGGAGGTCAAACCCAAGGCCAGTCGAACGGTGCCGGGCAAACTCGGTCTGACCGTGGCCGGCAGTGTGATCGGCTGGGCCTCGGCGATTTTCGGGATCGGCGGCGGTTCGCTGACCGTGCCGTTCCTGACCTGGCGCAGCGTGCCGATGCAGCAGGCGGTGGCAACGTCGTCGGCCTGTGGCTTGCCGATTGCTGTGGCGAGTGCGTTAAGTTTCATGATTCTGGGCTGGCATGATCCGTTGTTGCCGCCGCATAGTCTCGGTTTTGTCTATTTGCCGGCGCTGCTGGGCATCGCCCTGACCAGCATGGTATTCGCCCGTCTCGGCGCGCGTCTGGCGCACAAGTTGTCGCCGCGCTTGCTGAAACGGCTGTTCGCCGCTTTGCTGTTCTGCGTGGGCCTGAATTTCCTGCTCTGA
- the lgt gene encoding prolipoprotein diacylglyceryl transferase has protein sequence MLPYPQIDPVALAIGPLKIHWYGLMYLVGIGGAWLLASSRLNRFDPTWTKEKLSDLVFWLSMGVIVGGRLGYVLFYDLSAYLANPTLIFEVWKGGMSFHGGFIGVMLAALWFGKRNGKTFFQLMDFVAPMVPIGLGAGRIGNFINAELWGKPTDVPWAMIFPPFSDPAQLPRHPSQLYQFALEGVALFLILWLFSRKPRPTMAVSGMFALFYGIFRFIVEFVRVPDAQLGYLAWNWLTMGQVLCVPMIVGGLFLIWLAYRRAPAAPLAPTA, from the coding sequence ATGCTGCCTTACCCGCAGATCGACCCGGTGGCCCTGGCCATCGGTCCGCTGAAAATCCACTGGTACGGCCTGATGTACCTCGTCGGCATCGGCGGCGCATGGCTGCTGGCGTCGAGCCGGCTCAACCGTTTCGACCCGACCTGGACCAAGGAGAAGCTCTCCGATCTGGTGTTCTGGCTGTCGATGGGGGTGATTGTCGGTGGACGTCTGGGCTATGTGCTGTTCTACGACCTGAGCGCCTACCTCGCCAACCCGACGCTGATTTTCGAAGTGTGGAAGGGCGGCATGTCGTTCCACGGCGGTTTCATCGGCGTGATGCTCGCCGCGCTGTGGTTCGGCAAACGCAACGGCAAGACCTTCTTCCAACTGATGGACTTTGTTGCTCCGATGGTGCCGATCGGTCTGGGTGCCGGGCGTATCGGCAACTTCATCAACGCCGAGCTGTGGGGCAAGCCGACCGACGTGCCGTGGGCGATGATCTTCCCGCCGTTCAGCGATCCGGCGCAGCTGCCGCGTCACCCGTCGCAGCTGTATCAGTTCGCGCTCGAAGGCGTGGCGCTGTTCCTGATCCTGTGGCTGTTCTCGCGTAAACCGCGTCCGACCATGGCCGTATCCGGCATGTTCGCGCTTTTTTACGGCATTTTCCGTTTCATCGTCGAGTTCGTCCGCGTGCCGGACGCGCAACTGGGCTACCTGGCCTGGAACTGGCTGACCATGGGTCAGGTGCTGTGCGTACCGATGATCGTCGGCGGGCTGTTCCTGATCTGGCTGGCCTATCGTCGTGCGCCGGCAGCGCCGCTCGCGCCGACCGCTTAA
- a CDS encoding NRDE family protein, producing MCLIVFAWHPGHAQPLIVAANRDEFYARPSLPLAPWADAPQVHAGRDLEAGGTWLGIGANGRFAALTNIRDPHQPPARKSRGELVARFLTGDASIDDYLSDVVARSPEYAGFNLLLGNTHELWHFNARTSEPVMLEPGVYGLSNAGLDTPWPKLLKAKAALSAVLDDPQPARLLGLLSDAQTAPFNELPDTGVGLATESLLSSVFIASQSYGTRASTALIVQADGTRRMVERSFGPYGGHLGEVEIAV from the coding sequence ATGTGCCTGATCGTTTTCGCCTGGCACCCGGGCCATGCCCAGCCGCTGATCGTCGCGGCCAACCGTGACGAGTTCTACGCCCGCCCGAGCCTGCCGCTGGCGCCATGGGCCGACGCGCCGCAAGTGCACGCGGGGCGCGATCTTGAGGCTGGCGGCACGTGGCTGGGAATCGGCGCCAATGGGCGCTTTGCCGCGCTGACCAATATCCGCGATCCGCACCAGCCGCCGGCGCGTAAATCAAGGGGCGAGCTGGTGGCGCGGTTTCTCACGGGCGATGCGTCGATTGATGATTATTTAAGCGATGTGGTCGCGCGCTCGCCGGAGTACGCCGGGTTCAATCTGCTGCTGGGTAATACCCATGAGCTGTGGCACTTCAATGCGCGGACGTCTGAGCCGGTGATGCTCGAGCCCGGAGTTTACGGGCTATCGAATGCCGGGCTGGATACGCCGTGGCCGAAGTTGCTCAAGGCCAAGGCGGCCCTGAGCGCGGTCTTGGATGATCCGCAGCCTGCGCGACTGCTGGGGTTACTGAGCGATGCGCAGACCGCGCCGTTTAACGAATTGCCGGACACCGGGGTCGGGCTGGCCACTGAATCACTGCTGTCGAGTGTGTTTATTGCCAGTCAAAGTTACGGGACACGGGCGAGTACGGCGTTGATCGTGCAGGCGGACGGCACGCGGCGGATGGTCGAGCGCAGTTTCGGGCCGTATGGCGGGCATTTGGGCGAGGTGGAGATTGCTGTTTAG
- the cadR gene encoding Cd(II)/Pb(II)-responsive transcriptional regulator, with translation MKIGELAKLTDCAVETIRYYERENLLPEPARSDGNYRVYTQAHAERLTFIRNCRTLDMTLEEIRSLLAMRDSPQDQCASVNTLIDEHIQHVKARIDGLLALQTQLLDLRQRCGEGPGADQCGILQRLEVSGGVVATEVEHSHVGRSHGH, from the coding sequence ATGAAGATCGGAGAACTGGCCAAACTCACCGACTGCGCCGTGGAAACCATCCGCTATTACGAGCGCGAAAACCTGCTGCCGGAGCCGGCGCGCAGCGACGGTAACTACCGCGTTTACACCCAGGCCCACGCCGAACGCCTGACCTTCATCCGCAACTGCCGCACCCTCGACATGACCCTCGAAGAAATCCGCAGCCTGCTGGCCATGCGCGACAGCCCGCAGGATCAGTGTGCAAGCGTCAATACGCTGATCGACGAGCACATCCAGCATGTGAAAGCGCGGATTGACGGGTTGCTGGCGTTGCAGACACAACTGCTCGACCTGCGCCAACGCTGTGGCGAAGGGCCGGGGGCGGATCAGTGCGGGATTTTGCAGCGGCTGGAGGTGAGTGGCGGGGTTGTGGCGACGGAAGTCGAACACTCCCATGTGGGCCGTAGCCACGGCCACTGA
- a CDS encoding heavy metal translocating P-type ATPase — translation MSDSQHTHKPGDGHDHSHSHKLQPVHKHDHGGDSCCASKAAAPAPVHSHEDSCCSSTVAAPALVQLSEKTSADARLSSFRIEAMDCPTEQTLIQNKLGKLAGVQQLEFNLINRVLGVTHNLPDTAPITDAITSLGMHAEPLEAGIETPAPAPVKKHWWPLALSGVGALAAEVIHFTNAAPTWVVAIIALVSILSGGLTTYKKGWIALKNRNLNINALMSIAVTGAVLIGQWPEAAMVMFLFTVAELIEARSLDRARNAISGLMQMTPEQATVQQADGNWVEQEVKSVELGARVRVKPGERIALDGEVVSGSSTIDQAPITGESLPVEKTIGDKVFAGTINQAGSLEYTVTAAANNSTLARIIHAVEQAQGARAPTQRFVDQFSKIYTPVVFVLALAVAIIPPLFMGALWFDWIYRALVLLVVACPCALVISTPVTIVSGLAAAARKGILVKGGVYLEGGFKLDYLALDKTGTITHGKPVQTDYLSLDPTADASAPAIAAALAGRSDHPVSLAIANAAVDKNLAVLTVDNFEALAGRGVKGQVNGQTYHLGNHRLVEELGLCSPQLEEKLFALEKQGKSVVLLLDSSGPLALFAVADTVKESSREAIRQLHALGVKTMMLTGDNVHTAQAIAAQVGIDQAKGDLLPTDKLQAIEALYAQGHRVGMVGDGINDAPALARAEIGFAMAAAGTDTAIETADVALMDDDLRKIPAFISLSRDTASILKQNIALALVIKAIFLGVTFAGLATMWMAVFADMGVSLLVVFNGLRLLRK, via the coding sequence ATGAGCGATTCCCAGCACACCCACAAGCCCGGCGACGGGCACGATCATAGCCACAGCCATAAATTGCAGCCTGTGCATAAGCATGACCACGGTGGCGATTCCTGCTGCGCGTCGAAAGCCGCAGCACCGGCACCGGTTCATTCGCACGAAGATTCTTGCTGCTCGTCGACAGTCGCCGCGCCTGCATTGGTGCAACTGAGCGAAAAGACCAGCGCTGACGCCCGCCTGAGCAGTTTCCGCATCGAAGCGATGGACTGCCCGACCGAGCAGACGCTGATCCAGAACAAACTCGGCAAACTGGCCGGTGTGCAGCAACTAGAATTCAACCTGATCAACCGCGTGCTCGGCGTGACCCACAATCTGCCGGACACCGCGCCGATCACCGATGCGATCACGTCTCTGGGCATGCACGCCGAACCACTGGAGGCGGGCATCGAAACCCCGGCCCCGGCGCCGGTGAAAAAACACTGGTGGCCACTGGCGCTGTCTGGCGTTGGTGCGCTGGCGGCTGAAGTGATCCACTTCACCAACGCCGCGCCGACCTGGGTGGTGGCGATCATTGCGCTGGTGTCGATCCTCAGCGGCGGCCTGACCACCTATAAAAAGGGCTGGATCGCCCTGAAGAACCGCAACCTCAACATCAACGCGCTGATGAGCATCGCGGTGACCGGTGCGGTGCTGATCGGGCAGTGGCCGGAAGCGGCGATGGTGATGTTCCTGTTCACCGTGGCCGAGCTGATCGAGGCGCGCTCGCTGGATCGTGCGCGCAATGCCATCAGCGGCCTGATGCAGATGACCCCGGAACAGGCCACGGTGCAGCAAGCCGACGGCAACTGGGTCGAACAAGAGGTCAAAAGCGTCGAACTCGGCGCCCGCGTGCGGGTAAAACCCGGCGAGCGCATTGCGCTGGACGGCGAGGTCGTCAGCGGCAGTTCGACCATCGATCAGGCGCCGATCACCGGTGAAAGCCTGCCGGTGGAGAAAACCATCGGCGACAAAGTCTTCGCCGGCACCATCAACCAGGCCGGTTCGCTGGAATACACGGTGACTGCGGCGGCGAACAACTCGACCCTGGCGCGGATCATCCACGCCGTCGAGCAGGCTCAGGGCGCACGGGCACCGACTCAGCGCTTCGTCGATCAATTCTCGAAAATCTACACCCCGGTGGTGTTCGTGCTGGCGCTGGCGGTGGCGATCATTCCGCCGCTGTTTATGGGCGCGTTGTGGTTCGACTGGATCTACCGTGCGCTGGTGCTGCTGGTGGTGGCGTGTCCCTGTGCACTGGTGATTTCCACCCCGGTGACCATCGTCAGCGGCCTCGCGGCAGCGGCGCGCAAAGGCATTCTGGTCAAGGGTGGCGTGTACCTGGAGGGCGGTTTCAAGCTCGATTATCTGGCGCTGGACAAGACCGGCACGATCACCCACGGCAAACCGGTGCAGACCGATTACCTGTCGCTCGACCCGACCGCCGACGCCAGCGCTCCGGCAATCGCCGCCGCACTGGCCGGGCGCTCCGATCACCCGGTGTCGCTGGCCATCGCCAATGCGGCTGTGGATAAAAACCTCGCCGTGCTGACTGTGGATAACTTCGAAGCGCTGGCCGGTCGTGGCGTGAAGGGACAGGTCAACGGCCAGACCTATCACTTGGGCAACCATCGTCTGGTCGAGGAGCTGGGCCTGTGCTCGCCGCAACTGGAAGAGAAGCTGTTTGCGCTGGAGAAACAGGGCAAATCCGTGGTGTTGCTGCTCGACAGTTCTGGTCCGCTGGCGCTGTTCGCCGTGGCCGACACGGTCAAGGAGTCCAGCCGCGAAGCGATCCGCCAGTTGCACGCGCTGGGCGTGAAAACCATGATGCTCACCGGTGACAACGTGCACACCGCGCAGGCGATTGCCGCGCAGGTCGGCATCGATCAGGCCAAGGGCGACTTGCTGCCAACCGACAAGCTGCAAGCCATCGAAGCGCTTTATGCACAGGGTCATCGGGTGGGCATGGTTGGCGACGGCATCAACGACGCCCCGGCACTGGCCCGCGCCGAGATCGGTTTCGCCATGGCGGCCGCCGGCACCGACACCGCGATTGAAACCGCCGATGTCGCCCTGATGGACGACGATCTGCGCAAAATTCCCGCGTTCATCAGCCTGTCGCGTGACACCGCGAGCATCCTGAAACAGAACATCGCCTTGGCACTGGTGATCAAGGCTATCTTTCTTGGGGTAACCTTCGCCGGGCTCGCCACCATGTGGATGGCGGTGTTCGCCGACATGGGTGTGAGCCTGCTGGTGGTGTTCAACGGTTTGCGCCTGCTGCGTAAATAA
- a CDS encoding putative 2-aminoethylphosphonate ABC transporter ATP-binding protein: protein MNPAIATALTNPGAPMKVRGVQKRFGAFTALDNVSLDVAAGELVCLLGPSGCGKTTLLRCIAGLEKQDSGELYLGDRDVSHLAPQARDYGILFQSYALFPNLTVEANIAYGLAGSGRDEVRRRVGQMLELVGLTGSEKKYPGQLSGGQQQRVALARALAPAPSLLLLDEPMSALDARVREHLCTELRQLQRNLGITTLMVTHNQGEAMLMADRIAVMNNGRVEQYATPQEIYNRPATPFVAEFVGQGNWLPFQRSSASHARVGGMDVRLADGSVSGASGRLFCRPEAINVNPLVHEENMFPAKVREITFLGNRCRMSFELDQLPGHALLAELAPEAMPRLGAQQIMVALPPRSLQVFA from the coding sequence ATGAATCCTGCAATCGCAACTGCCCTGACCAACCCCGGTGCGCCGATGAAAGTGCGCGGCGTGCAGAAACGCTTCGGCGCGTTCACCGCGCTGGATAACGTCTCCCTCGATGTCGCGGCCGGTGAGCTGGTGTGTCTGCTCGGCCCGTCGGGCTGTGGCAAGACCACGCTGCTGCGCTGCATCGCCGGGCTGGAGAAGCAGGACAGCGGCGAGTTGTACCTCGGTGACCGCGATGTTTCGCACCTCGCGCCGCAGGCCCGGGATTACGGGATTCTGTTCCAGTCCTACGCGCTGTTCCCCAATCTGACCGTCGAAGCGAACATTGCCTACGGCCTCGCCGGCAGCGGTCGCGACGAAGTACGCCGTCGCGTCGGGCAGATGCTGGAACTGGTCGGCCTCACCGGCAGTGAGAAAAAGTACCCGGGTCAATTGTCCGGCGGCCAGCAACAGCGGGTTGCCCTGGCTCGCGCCCTGGCCCCGGCGCCGTCGCTGCTATTGCTCGACGAACCGATGTCGGCCCTCGACGCCCGCGTCCGTGAGCATCTGTGCACCGAGCTGCGCCAACTGCAGCGCAACCTCGGCATCACCACCCTGATGGTCACGCACAATCAGGGCGAAGCCATGCTGATGGCCGACCGCATCGCCGTGATGAACAACGGCCGCGTCGAGCAATACGCTACCCCGCAGGAAATCTACAACCGCCCGGCCACGCCATTCGTGGCCGAGTTCGTCGGGCAGGGCAACTGGCTGCCGTTCCAGCGCAGCAGCGCCAGTCACGCCCGGGTGGGCGGGATGGATGTGCGTCTGGCGGATGGTAGCGTCAGCGGCGCTTCGGGCCGACTGTTCTGCCGTCCGGAAGCAATCAACGTCAATCCGTTGGTGCACGAAGAAAACATGTTCCCGGCGAAAGTCCGTGAGATCACCTTTCTCGGTAATCGCTGCCGCATGAGCTTCGAACTCGACCAATTGCCGGGCCACGCGCTGCTTGCTGAACTGGCGCCGGAAGCCATGCCACGCCTTGGCGCCCAGCAGATCATGGTCGCCTTGCCGCCGCGCAGCCTGCAGGTGTTCGCCTGA
- a CDS encoding LysR family transcriptional regulator codes for MLSAELKAFYMVARLGSITLAAKKLGLSQPTVTTQIRNLESQYSVELFYRGGRRLSVSDEGARLLPMVKALLQQEADIEFFLRNSGQVQGTLRIAATAPYYILDLVKTFRERLPQVEVSVEIGNSQQVLEALEDYRVDVAASSQLLEDARLIRRVLGSDPLVLAVHRNHPLAAQEHVALSALAGHTLLMRESGSTTRRLTEELLQSAGVSFGPLLEIGSRESIREAVLRNIGISIIARQEVPHDPQLRVLTIENAPQIPEYLYCLKERKGARLPAAFLGLAQEMSPA; via the coding sequence GTGCTGAGTGCCGAGCTGAAAGCGTTTTATATGGTCGCCCGCCTGGGCAGCATTACGCTGGCGGCGAAAAAGCTCGGCCTCAGCCAACCCACCGTGACCACGCAGATTCGTAATCTGGAAAGTCAGTACTCGGTGGAACTGTTCTACCGTGGCGGCCGACGCTTGAGTGTCAGCGACGAAGGCGCGCGGTTGCTGCCGATGGTCAAGGCGCTGTTGCAGCAGGAGGCCGATATCGAGTTCTTCCTGCGCAACAGCGGTCAGGTGCAGGGCACGTTGCGCATCGCTGCCACTGCGCCGTATTACATCCTCGATCTGGTGAAGACCTTCCGCGAGCGTCTGCCGCAGGTGGAAGTATCGGTGGAGATCGGCAACTCGCAGCAGGTGCTCGAAGCGCTGGAGGATTACCGGGTCGATGTCGCCGCGTCGTCGCAGTTGCTTGAGGATGCGCGGTTGATTCGCCGGGTATTGGGCAGCGATCCACTGGTGCTGGCGGTGCATCGCAATCATCCGCTGGCGGCGCAGGAACATGTGGCGTTGAGTGCGCTGGCCGGGCATACGTTGTTGATGCGCGAGTCGGGTTCGACCACCCGCCGTTTGACCGAGGAGTTGCTGCAAAGCGCCGGGGTCAGTTTCGGCCCGTTGCTGGAGATCGGCAGCCGCGAGTCGATCCGCGAGGCGGTGCTGCGCAATATCGGCATCAGCATCATTGCCCGCCAGGAAGTGCCGCACGATCCGCAGTTGCGGGTGCTGACCATCGAGAATGCGCCGCAGATTCCCGAGTATCTGTATTGCCTCAAGGAGCGCAAGGGTGCGCGGTTGCCGGCGGCGTTTCTTGGCCTGGCCCAAGAGATGTCCCCGGCCTGA
- a CDS encoding thymidylate synthase: MKQYLELVSHVIQNGTKQDNRTGINTISFPGAMLRFDLQEGFPAITTRKMAFKSAIGEMCGFLRGVNNAAEFRALGCKVWDQNANENAQWLANPFRQGEDDLGEIYGVQWRKWPAYKQIPLSNTAAIEQTLSNGYKQIAQGEEDGQAYVVLYKAIDQVRQCVDTIINDPGSRRILFHGWNVAQLDEMALPPCHLLYQFHPNVETKEISLTLYIRSNDLGLGTPFNLTEGAALLSLIGRLTGYTPRWFTYFIGDAHVYENHLDMLNEQLKREPFAMPKLKISDRVPEFANTGVYQPEWLELVEPSDFSLEGYEHHAPMTAPMAV; this comes from the coding sequence ATGAAGCAATATCTCGAACTGGTCTCGCACGTCATTCAGAACGGCACCAAACAGGACAACCGCACCGGCATCAACACCATCAGCTTCCCGGGTGCGATGCTGCGTTTCGATCTGCAGGAAGGCTTTCCGGCGATCACCACCCGCAAGATGGCCTTCAAATCGGCCATCGGCGAGATGTGCGGTTTTCTGCGTGGCGTGAACAACGCCGCGGAGTTCCGTGCGCTGGGCTGCAAGGTCTGGGACCAGAACGCCAACGAAAACGCGCAGTGGCTGGCCAACCCGTTCCGTCAGGGCGAAGACGACCTCGGTGAAATCTACGGCGTGCAATGGCGCAAATGGCCGGCGTACAAGCAGATCCCGCTGAGCAACACCGCCGCCATCGAACAAACCCTGAGCAACGGCTACAAGCAGATCGCCCAGGGCGAAGAAGACGGCCAGGCTTACGTGGTGCTGTACAAAGCCATCGATCAGGTGCGCCAGTGCGTCGACACGATCATCAACGATCCGGGCAGCCGCCGTATTCTGTTCCACGGCTGGAACGTCGCCCAGCTCGATGAAATGGCCCTGCCGCCATGTCATCTGCTGTACCAGTTCCACCCGAACGTCGAGACCAAAGAGATCTCCCTGACCCTGTACATCCGCTCCAACGACCTGGGCCTGGGCACGCCGTTCAACCTCACCGAGGGCGCCGCCCTACTAAGCCTGATCGGGCGCCTGACCGGTTACACGCCGCGCTGGTTCACCTATTTCATCGGTGACGCCCACGTCTACGAAAACCACCTGGACATGCTCAACGAACAGCTCAAGCGCGAGCCGTTCGCCATGCCGAAACTGAAGATCTCCGACCGCGTGCCGGAGTTTGCCAACACCGGTGTGTACCAGCCGGAGTGGCTGGAGTTGGTAGAACCGAGCGATTTCTCGCTGGAAGGCTATGAGCACCACGCGCCGATGACCGCGCCGATGGCGGTCTAA